The Halictus rubicundus isolate RS-2024b chromosome 3, iyHalRubi1_principal, whole genome shotgun sequence genome includes a region encoding these proteins:
- the LOC143352220 gene encoding uncharacterized protein LOC143352220 — protein MNDRFPCKRAYVLVLTVLLHSFLSCCTFEIFDNAFSASDVRNDFGEDRRISPGSSIEQLFLGPKERRNPISEPKQLPEDSGKASRRSVGGEKLVRAKRESPSKKSDQKNLKEGAKAAEKRSVASKASRASRASKSSLRADRPSRESSKQANKVSDYEAGLEDRSDYDEFEDEAVRGSDYKSNELKLTEDRFIDQDERSMLYDDFETKDVVKRGVAEDYEELEEEADDAEDSLEEGGSLEEDPGRRRVHSDARVKREHASKKREISAPSNDPTKNSESALKSGKDSGLVEDQAGKKESQVAEEQPGKAEKEDKVNEDQSKLDPASNEQTDQSKRNIITDPQIDAFKVAPEADPKQSSLTNDQVQIGGPVSTDEGKVKEEAGLSSDRKSIDEPPDLNGAAKLEDTKVDVLTSGAAKIETAASNAEAGASEDANKPENLNPDVQTELQSDKDYEKRVEEQIQRKIDSIKEEIKREIAESEKLKEIESNNAKFDELLDQEEDEEEQLAAETAAAEKRENPAKRSASNLDKTQKTGSGDKRLVKRKKRQNEGNQENVKSSNDLTSKVEKKSAQSVGKRSVAPSQLVQALKPLPLKKRDVMRNAYLVRRDRGKKRRRRRSRDSELGNLREDPKSQSPDLAQDERTLAELAAPADRKSGSVASLTGNAEELGPLASEYGEAFGGLQGEPGIALARFKRIKRVLGPQASKS, from the exons ATGAACGACCGATTCCCGTGCAAACGCGCTTACGTTCTCGTCCTCACGGTGCTGCTACACTCTTTCCTGTCCTGCTGCACCTTCGAAATCTTCGACAACGCCTTCAG TGCCTCTGACGTCAGGAACGACTTCGGGGAGGATCGACGCATCAGCCCGGGCTCTTCGATCGAGCAGCTCTTCCTGGGTCCGAAGGAGAGGAGAAACCCCATAAGCGAGCCTAAGCAGCTACCCGAAGACTCTGGCAAGGCTTCTCGTAGATCAGTGGGAGGGGAGAAGCTCGTCCGAGCGAAACGCGAGAGCCCATCGAAGAAGAGCGACCAGAAGAACCTGAAGGAGGGAGCGAAGGCTGCGGAGAAGCGTTCGGTAGCCAGCAAAGCCAGCAGAGCTAGCAGAGCCAGCAAATCCTCTTTGCGGGCGGACCGACCCTCTCGGGAGTCCTCGAAGCAGGCTAACAAGGTCTCGGACTACGAAGCTGGTTTGGAGGACAGGTCCGACTACGACGAGTTCGAGGACGAGGCTGTTAGAGGATCGGACTATAAGAGCAACGAGCTCAAGCTGACCGAGGACAGGTTCATCGACCAGGACGAGAGGTCGATGCTGTACGATGATTTCGAGACGAAGGACGTGGTGAAGAGAGGCGTCGCTGAAGACTACGAGGAGCTGGAAGAGGAAGCCGACGACGCGGAGGATAGTCTGGAGGAAGGAGGCTCGTTGGAAGAGGATCCTGGCAGGAGGAGAGTTCACAGCGACGCTAGAGTGAAGAGGGAGCACGCCTCGAAGAAGAGAGAGATTTCTGCACCGTCGAACGACCCGACCAAGAACTCGGAATCAGCCTTGAAGTCCGGGAAGGACAGCGGTTTGGTTGAGGATCAGGCTGGCAAGAAGGAGTCTCAGGTGGCCGAGGAGCAACCGGGTAAAGCAGAGAAGGAGGATAAAGTCAACGAGGACCAGAGCAAGTTGGATCCGGCGAGCAACGAGCAGACGGATCAGTCGAAGAGGAATATTATTACCGACCCTCAGATCGACGCGTTCAAGGTTGCTCCGGAGGCTGACCCCAAGCAATCTTCGTTGACCAACGATCAGGTGCAAATTGGGGGTCCAGTGAGCACGGACGAGGGGAAAGTGAAAGAGGAAGCGGGCCTGTCGAGCGACAGGAAGTCGATAGACGAGCCACCGGATCTAAACGGAGCTGCGAAGCTGGAGGACACGAAGGTGGACGTTTTGACCTCGGGCGCTGCTAAAATCGAGACTGCGGCCAGCAACGCCGAAGCAGGGGCCTCCGAGGACGCCAACAAGCCGGAGAATTTGAATCCTGACGTGCAAACGGAGTTGCAGTCGGACAAGGACTACGAGAAGCGGGTGGAGGAGCAGATCCAGAGGAAGATCGACTCGATCAAGGAGGAGATCAAGCGCGAGATCGCGGAGAGCGAGAAGCTGAAGGAGATCGAGAGCAACAACGCCAAGTTCGACGAGCTTCTCGATCAGgaagaggacgaggaggagCAGCTGGCTGCCGAGACAGCGGCTGCGGAGAAGAGAGAGAATCCTGCGAAGAGGTCAGCCTCGAATCTGGACAAGACCCAGAAGACTGGCAGCGGTGACAAGCGACTGGTGAAGCGAAAGAAGAGGCAGAACGAGGGTAACCAGGAGAATGTGAAGAGCTCGAACGATCTGACCTCGAAGGTGGAGAAGAAGTCGGCGCAGAGCGTCGGGAAACGATCGGTTGCTCCGAGCCAGCTGGTTCAAGCCCTGAAACCGTTGCCCTTGAAGAAACGCGATGTCATGCGAAACGCGTACCTTGTGAGGAGGGATCGagggaagaagaggaggaggagaagatcGAGGGACTCGGAGCTGGGGAACTTGCGGGAAGACCCCAAG TCCCAGTCGCCAGACCTGGCCCAGGACGAAAGGACACTGGCCGAGCTGGCTGCTCCTGCGGACAGGAAGTCGGGTTCCGTGGCTTCGTTGACGGGGAACGCCGAAGAGCTTGGTCCGCTCGCCAGCGAATACGGCGAGGCTTTCGGAGGCCTTCAGGGTGAGCCTGGCATCGCTCTGGCTCGGTTCAAGAGGATCAAACGAGTCCTGGGTCCCCAAGCCTCGAAGAGCTAG